A region of Gracilinanus agilis isolate LMUSP501 chromosome 3, AgileGrace, whole genome shotgun sequence DNA encodes the following proteins:
- the LOC123239555 gene encoding polyglutamine-binding protein 1 isoform X1, protein MPLPAALQTRLAKRGLLKLVEPEPEEEIIAENYDDDPVDYEATRLEGLPPNWYKVFDPVCGLPYYWNVETDLVSWLNPHDPSSVITKAAKKLKGNLEPEDKMDCGHEKPDRGYERPERGYEKLDRGYDKPSDRGGGYDKADHRYEKAERGYEKLEREEAKERRYHRREELAPYPKSKKASRKDEELDPMDPSTYSDAPRGTWSTGLPKKNEAKTGADTTAAGPLFQQRPYPSPGAVLRANAEASRAKQQD, encoded by the coding sequence ATGCCGCTCCCTGCCGCTCTCCAGACCCGCCTCGCCAAGCGAGGGCTCCTCAAGCTGGTGGAACCTGAGCCAGAGGAAGAAATTATTGCCGAGAACTATGACGATGATCCCGTGGACTACGAGGCCACTCGCCTGGAAGGCCTTCCTCCCAACTGGTACAAAGTCTTCGACCCAGTGTGCGGCCTTCCCTACTACTGGAACGTGGAGACAGACCTCGTGTCCTGGCTCAATCCCCACGACCCCAGCTCGGTCATTACCAAGGCGGCTAAGAAACTCAAGGGCAACTTGGAGCCGGAAGACAAGATGGACTGCGGCCACGAGAAGCCGGACCGAGGCTACGAGAGGCCAGAGCGTGGCTACGAGAAGCTAGACCGCGGCTACGACAAGCCGTCTGACCGAGGAGGAGGCTATGACAAGGCGGACCACAGGTATGAGAAGGCTGAGCGTGGCTATGAGAAGCTGGAGAGAGAGGAAGCCAAAGAGAGACGCTACCATCGCCGGGAGGAGCTGGCTCCCTACCCCAAGAGCAAGAAGGCCAGCCGCAAGGACGAAGAATTGGATCCCATGGACCCCAGCACCTATTCGGATGCCCCCCGGGGCACCTGGTCAACAGGACTCCCCAAGAAGAACGAAGCAAAGACAGGCGCAGACACCACAGCAGCTGGACCCCTGTTCCAGCAGAGACCATACCCTTCCCCAGGAGCCGTTCTTCGGGCCAACGCGGAGGCTTCCAGGGCCAAGCAGCAGGATTGA
- the LOC123239555 gene encoding polyglutamine-binding protein 1 isoform X2 — protein sequence MPLPAALQTRLAKRGLLKLVEPEPEEEIIAENYDDDPVDYEATRLEGLPPNWYKVFDPVCGLPYYWNVETDLVSWLNPHDPSSVITKAAKKLKGNLDKKASRKDEELDPMDPSTYSDAPRGTWSTGLPKKNEAKTGADTTAAGPLFQQRPYPSPGAVLRANAEASRAKQQD from the exons ATGCCGCTCCCTGCCGCTCTCCAGACCCGCCTCGCCAAGCGAGGGCTCCTCAAGCTGGTGGAACCTGAGCCAGAGGAAGAAATTATTGCCGAGAACTATGACGATGATCCCGTGGACTACGAGGCCACTCGCCTGGAAGGCCTTCCTCCCAACTGGTACAAAGTCTTCGACCCAGTGTGCGGCCTTCCCTACTACTGGAACGTGGAGACAGACCTCGTGTCCTGGCTCAATCCCCACGACCCCAGCTCGGTCATTACCAAGGCGGCTAAGAAACTCAAGGGCAACTTGGA CAAGAAGGCCAGCCGCAAGGACGAAGAATTGGATCCCATGGACCCCAGCACCTATTCGGATGCCCCCCGGGGCACCTGGTCAACAGGACTCCCCAAGAAGAACGAAGCAAAGACAGGCGCAGACACCACAGCAGCTGGACCCCTGTTCCAGCAGAGACCATACCCTTCCCCAGGAGCCGTTCTTCGGGCCAACGCGGAGGCTTCCAGGGCCAAGCAGCAGGATTGA
- the LOC123239555 gene encoding polyglutamine-binding protein 1 isoform X3 has product MPLPAALQTRLAKRGLLKLVEPEPEEEIIAENYDDDPVDYEATRLEGLPPNWYKVFDPVCGLPYYWNLEREEAKERRYHRREELAPYPKSKKASRKDEELDPMDPSTYSDAPRGTWSTGLPKKNEAKTGADTTAAGPLFQQRPYPSPGAVLRANAEASRAKQQD; this is encoded by the exons ATGCCGCTCCCTGCCGCTCTCCAGACCCGCCTCGCCAAGCGAGGGCTCCTCAAGCTGGTGGAACCTGAGCCAGAGGAAGAAATTATTGCCGAGAACTATGACGATGATCCCGTGGACTACGAGGCCACTCGCCTGGAAGGCCTTCCTCCCAACTGGTACAAAGTCTTCGACCCAGTGTGCGGCCTTCCCTACTACTGGAAC CTGGAGAGAGAGGAAGCCAAAGAGAGACGCTACCATCGCCGGGAGGAGCTGGCTCCCTACCCCAAGAGCAAGAAGGCCAGCCGCAAGGACGAAGAATTGGATCCCATGGACCCCAGCACCTATTCGGATGCCCCCCGGGGCACCTGGTCAACAGGACTCCCCAAGAAGAACGAAGCAAAGACAGGCGCAGACACCACAGCAGCTGGACCCCTGTTCCAGCAGAGACCATACCCTTCCCCAGGAGCCGTTCTTCGGGCCAACGCGGAGGCTTCCAGGGCCAAGCAGCAGGATTGA